The following are encoded in a window of Arthrobacter sp. OAP107 genomic DNA:
- a CDS encoding aminodeoxychorismate/anthranilate synthase component II yields MSTAKILVVDNYDSFVYTLVGYLQELGAETTVVRNDDVTLAEAIEMAETRDGVLISPGPGSPSEAGVCIELIRWCGEKTKPMFGVCLGHQALAEAYGGTVTHAPELMHGKTSLVQHDGASVFAGLPSPVTATRYHSLAAVRATIPEILEITAETASGVIMGLQHRTAPLCGVQFHPESVLTEGGYQMLGNWLESLGMKGAAERAAKLSPLIQH; encoded by the coding sequence ATGAGCACAGCAAAGATTCTCGTCGTGGACAACTACGACAGCTTCGTCTATACCCTGGTGGGCTACCTCCAGGAGCTGGGCGCCGAGACCACAGTGGTCCGCAACGATGATGTGACCCTCGCCGAAGCGATCGAAATGGCAGAAACGCGCGACGGCGTACTCATCTCGCCCGGCCCCGGCTCGCCGTCGGAGGCGGGCGTCTGCATCGAGCTGATCCGGTGGTGCGGCGAGAAGACAAAGCCGATGTTCGGCGTGTGCCTTGGGCACCAGGCCTTGGCGGAGGCCTACGGCGGAACCGTGACCCACGCCCCCGAGCTGATGCACGGCAAGACCTCCCTGGTCCAGCACGACGGGGCCAGCGTTTTTGCCGGCCTGCCCTCCCCCGTGACGGCCACTCGCTACCACTCCCTGGCCGCCGTCCGGGCAACGATCCCGGAGATCCTGGAGATCACGGCGGAAACCGCCAGCGGCGTCATCATGGGGCTGCAGCACCGCACCGCGCCGCTGTGCGGCGTCCAGTTCCACCCCGAATCCGTGCTGACCGAGGGCGGCTACCAGATGCTGGGCAACTGGCTCGAGTCGCTGGGCATGAAGGGTGCAGCCGAGCGGGCCGCCAAGCTCAGCCCGTTGATCCAGCACTGA
- a CDS encoding carboxymuconolactone decarboxylase family protein: MSTHSHIFLDKHHPAAWRALNGLGLKAKEAMLEAGLDGKLIELLNVRISQINGCAYCLDMHVRDAVKGGESTQRLAVLPAWRDTAVFEDHERAALALAESVTVLPDARTRDTEDAYAREHLTEEQYSAVSWLAIAMNAFNRVSITSQHPVRPENG, translated from the coding sequence GTGAGTACCCACAGCCACATCTTCCTGGACAAGCACCACCCCGCAGCCTGGCGGGCACTGAACGGGCTCGGACTGAAGGCCAAGGAAGCGATGCTTGAAGCCGGTCTGGACGGGAAGCTGATCGAACTGCTTAATGTCCGCATATCGCAGATCAACGGCTGTGCCTACTGCCTCGACATGCATGTCAGGGACGCCGTCAAGGGTGGCGAATCCACGCAGCGGCTGGCCGTTCTGCCAGCCTGGCGGGACACCGCCGTGTTCGAGGACCACGAGCGCGCCGCGCTGGCCCTGGCCGAAAGCGTCACGGTCCTCCCTGACGCCCGCACGCGCGACACGGAGGACGCCTATGCGCGGGAGCACCTCACCGAGGAGCAGTACTCAGCAGTGAGCTGGCTGGCCATCGCCATGAACGCCTTCAACCGCGTTTCCATTACCAGCCAGCATCCCGTCCGGCCTGAAAACGGCTGA
- a CDS encoding penicillin-binding protein 2, whose protein sequence is MNQAIRHSWIAAIAMFALIFGAISYVQVVGADELKANPWNRRAILQNYCNDRGAILVGGSAIAESVPGNESCKFQRKYNQPELYAGLTGYFSRSYGVTGLEGAMDAQLAGSSDQLFFDRIGQLFLGNQPKGASVELTIDPKIQKLAYDLIPDGQRGSIVVTNPKTGNILAMVSKPSYDPNLIATQDVAKEQAAYNEAIKVPGINLNPSVSGPTGALLAPGSVFKLVDTAAALNSGKYNADSVLPNPAQMSFPGIQYQLPNYAGGNCYTRSTASFAFALQQSCNTPFASIARDLGENAIAQQASKFGFGQELGDQLKLDYAKSVFPSDLDAAGLAQSAIGQRDVRATPLQIALMTSAIANGGVQMAPNLIKAVRSPDLRVIDEPKPVALRTSTTPEIAGQITEWMTSVVSEGIASGAGVPGVQVAGKTGTAELGNGLNNSWFTGFAPANDPQVSVTVVMQGVDITTGAQLTSPNAKKIFEAVLNK, encoded by the coding sequence GTGAACCAGGCCATTCGACATTCATGGATCGCCGCGATCGCCATGTTCGCCCTGATTTTCGGTGCGATCAGCTACGTCCAGGTGGTGGGCGCGGACGAGCTGAAGGCCAACCCGTGGAACCGGCGGGCCATCCTGCAAAACTACTGCAATGACCGCGGCGCGATCCTCGTGGGCGGCTCCGCCATCGCTGAATCCGTGCCGGGCAACGAGTCCTGCAAGTTCCAGCGCAAGTACAACCAGCCCGAGCTGTACGCCGGGCTGACCGGATACTTCTCCCGGAGCTACGGGGTCACCGGCCTCGAGGGCGCCATGGATGCCCAGCTGGCCGGAAGCTCGGACCAGCTGTTCTTCGACCGGATCGGGCAGCTCTTCCTGGGCAACCAGCCCAAGGGTGCGTCCGTCGAACTGACGATTGACCCCAAGATCCAGAAGCTGGCGTACGACCTCATCCCGGACGGCCAGCGGGGCTCGATCGTGGTGACCAATCCCAAGACGGGCAACATCCTGGCCATGGTCAGCAAGCCGTCCTACGATCCGAACCTCATCGCCACCCAGGACGTCGCCAAGGAGCAGGCTGCCTACAACGAGGCCATCAAGGTCCCGGGCATCAACCTGAACCCCTCGGTCAGCGGCCCCACCGGGGCCCTGCTGGCACCAGGCTCGGTTTTCAAGCTGGTGGACACGGCAGCGGCCCTGAACTCCGGCAAGTACAACGCCGACAGCGTGCTGCCCAACCCGGCGCAGATGAGCTTCCCGGGCATCCAGTACCAGCTGCCCAACTACGCCGGCGGCAACTGCTACACCCGGAGCACGGCCAGCTTCGCGTTCGCGCTGCAGCAGTCCTGCAACACGCCCTTCGCCAGCATCGCCCGCGACCTCGGCGAAAACGCGATAGCCCAGCAGGCCAGCAAGTTCGGCTTTGGCCAGGAACTGGGCGACCAGCTCAAGCTGGACTACGCCAAGAGCGTTTTCCCCTCGGATCTCGACGCAGCCGGACTGGCGCAGTCCGCCATCGGCCAGCGCGACGTCCGGGCGACACCGCTACAGATCGCACTGATGACCTCGGCCATTGCCAACGGCGGAGTGCAGATGGCACCGAATCTCATCAAGGCAGTCCGTTCCCCGGACCTCAGGGTCATCGACGAACCGAAGCCGGTGGCATTGCGGACCTCGACGACGCCGGAGATCGCCGGACAGATCACCGAATGGATGACCAGTGTGGTCAGCGAGGGCATCGCCTCGGGTGCCGGCGTTCCCGGCGTCCAGGTGGCCGGCAAGACCGGCACCGCCGAGCTCGGGAACGGCCTGAACAACTCTTGGTTTACCGGGTTTGCCCCGGCTAACGATCCGCAAGTGTCCGTCACCGTTGTCATGCAGGGCGTGGACATCACCACCGGTGCACAGCTAACCAGTCCGAACGCAAAGAAGATTTTTGAGGCGGTGTTGAATAAGTGA
- the pknB gene encoding Stk1 family PASTA domain-containing Ser/Thr kinase: MTTPRTPSHREDNIPVTSQRVLNGRYELGELIGRGGMADVHRGLDTRLGRTVAIKLLRPDLARDPQFQARFKREAQAVAALNHPSIVAIYDTGEHTVPGDGPDQVRVPYIVMEFVAGKTLRDLIRASDITIDQAVEYTLGVLSALEYSHKAGIVHRDIKPANVMYCENADMVKVMDFGIARAVADSSATMTQTQAVVGTAQYLSPEQARGEAVDARSDLYSAGCLLYETLTGRPPFVGESPVSVAYQHVREKPEPPSNFNPDISDALDSVLEKALQKNRADRFQDAAAFRRALRAAKNGIAVPALSPSEAPTDPNDIPEPHRTPPTEAFSMTGASFLDDAPTGRLRRSRDADDDESVLPAEAAAVYETAEHDELPLGLPRERERSGLQKSRRRAWITTFVIFTLLVLAGGGLWFYNFLNQRPAEPARVAIPSVEKLSESEALQTLYDAKLRPQIKRVQHDSIAKGTAIGTAPPAGSSLEPNSEVVLNISAGPSAVKIPETLPGRTEAAARDILRQTGLVGAPSTTMANSATVPAGLVITTKPAPGQQVAVGSTVELLVSTGKVAMPELRGMTRAEAEAALKELGLVAVIREVENSQVQPGKVTGQSDPLNSLVEQGKAITVTVATAPAPAPEPTPTPTPTPTATATATPSPTKGK, translated from the coding sequence GTGACCACGCCACGAACTCCGTCACACCGGGAAGACAACATCCCGGTGACCAGTCAGCGCGTCCTGAACGGACGCTATGAACTCGGGGAACTCATCGGCCGCGGGGGCATGGCCGATGTGCACCGTGGCCTGGATACCCGGCTGGGCCGGACGGTCGCCATCAAGCTGCTCCGCCCCGACCTGGCCCGGGACCCCCAGTTCCAGGCCAGGTTCAAGCGCGAGGCCCAGGCCGTGGCAGCCCTGAACCACCCGTCGATCGTGGCCATCTACGACACCGGCGAGCACACTGTGCCAGGCGACGGGCCCGACCAGGTCCGGGTTCCCTACATTGTCATGGAGTTCGTGGCCGGCAAGACCCTCCGCGACCTGATCCGTGCCAGCGACATCACCATTGACCAGGCGGTGGAGTACACGCTGGGTGTCCTGTCCGCACTGGAATACAGCCACAAGGCCGGAATCGTGCACCGGGACATCAAGCCGGCGAACGTGATGTACTGCGAGAACGCGGACATGGTCAAGGTCATGGACTTCGGCATTGCCCGCGCGGTCGCCGACTCCTCCGCAACCATGACCCAGACGCAGGCGGTGGTGGGCACCGCCCAGTACCTGTCGCCGGAGCAGGCGCGCGGCGAGGCTGTGGATGCCCGCAGCGACCTGTACTCGGCCGGCTGCCTGCTGTACGAAACGCTGACCGGCCGCCCGCCTTTCGTGGGTGAAAGCCCCGTATCCGTGGCGTACCAGCATGTCCGGGAGAAGCCCGAACCGCCCAGCAACTTCAATCCGGACATCTCCGATGCACTCGACAGCGTGCTGGAAAAGGCACTGCAAAAGAACCGTGCTGACCGTTTCCAGGATGCCGCGGCCTTCCGCCGTGCCCTGCGGGCCGCGAAGAACGGAATCGCCGTTCCGGCGTTGTCGCCCAGCGAGGCGCCGACCGACCCCAATGACATCCCGGAGCCGCACCGCACGCCGCCCACGGAAGCATTCTCCATGACCGGGGCCAGCTTCCTCGACGACGCTCCCACGGGCCGGCTGCGCCGCTCCCGGGACGCCGATGATGACGAATCCGTGCTGCCGGCCGAGGCCGCAGCGGTCTACGAGACGGCCGAGCACGACGAGCTGCCGCTCGGACTGCCCCGCGAACGGGAGCGGTCCGGCCTGCAGAAGTCCCGCCGTCGGGCCTGGATCACGACATTCGTGATCTTTACCCTCCTGGTGCTGGCCGGCGGTGGCCTGTGGTTCTACAACTTCCTCAACCAGCGGCCAGCCGAACCGGCTCGGGTCGCGATTCCCTCGGTGGAGAAGCTCTCCGAATCCGAGGCGCTCCAGACGCTCTACGACGCCAAGCTGCGCCCGCAGATCAAGCGGGTGCAGCACGACTCGATCGCCAAGGGCACGGCCATCGGCACCGCGCCGCCGGCGGGGTCGTCGCTGGAACCGAACTCGGAAGTGGTCCTGAACATCTCGGCGGGCCCCAGCGCCGTCAAGATTCCGGAGACGCTGCCGGGACGGACGGAGGCGGCGGCCCGCGACATCCTGCGGCAGACCGGGCTGGTGGGCGCACCGTCCACCACCATGGCCAACAGCGCCACGGTTCCGGCGGGCCTGGTGATCACCACCAAGCCCGCCCCGGGCCAGCAGGTGGCGGTGGGGAGCACCGTCGAGCTCCTGGTTTCCACTGGCAAGGTGGCCATGCCTGAGCTTCGCGGCATGACCCGTGCCGAAGCCGAGGCGGCGCTCAAGGAACTCGGCCTGGTTGCCGTCATCCGTGAGGTGGAGAACTCCCAGGTGCAGCCCGGCAAGGTGACAGGCCAAAGCGATCCGCTGAACTCGCTGGTGGAGCAGGGCAAGGCCATCACCGTGACTGTCGCCACGGCCCCGGCCCCGGCTCCGGAGCCCACACCCACCCCGACGCCAACGCCAACGGCGACGGCGACGGCGACGCCGAGCCCCACCAAGGGCAAGTAG
- a CDS encoding cell division protein CrgA, whose amino-acid sequence MPESKPRKKPARPAEPVSTQAAYKPNPVWFKPVMFGLMIIGLLWIITFYISEGQLPVQAWQSWNILAGFGIAIVGFLMTTRWRS is encoded by the coding sequence GTGCCCGAGTCAAAGCCACGTAAGAAGCCTGCCCGCCCGGCCGAGCCCGTTTCCACCCAGGCCGCCTACAAGCCGAATCCCGTGTGGTTCAAGCCCGTCATGTTCGGCCTGATGATCATTGGCCTGCTCTGGATCATCACCTTCTACATCAGCGAGGGGCAGCTGCCGGTCCAGGCATGGCAGTCCTGGAACATCCTGGCCGGGTTTGGCATTGCGATCGTCGGCTTCCTGATGACCACGCGCTGGCGCTCCTGA
- a CDS encoding rhomboid family intramembrane serine protease, producing the protein MSYGTPAAEPSAQAPVCPRHPDRPSYVSCQRCGRPACPECQRAAAVGFQCVDCVNEAKRTTPAARTVYGGAVASGKPVMTYAIIGLCALLFVLQWLLPGNAVYRTLAYASVYATPEYGVFQPWRMLTSAFLHSQGFLLHIVLNMYTLWIFGQALEPLLGRIRFLAVYLLSAIGGSVGYLLLTPILPEGGPVGLVGASGAIFGLFGAMLVVQRHRGGETRQLWVLIAINGVIGFMVPQIAWQAHLGGFITGALCAAVIAYAPRGPRRNILQAGGLALVMALLLAASWYRVLIAA; encoded by the coding sequence ATGAGCTACGGAACTCCGGCGGCGGAGCCGTCAGCGCAGGCACCGGTGTGCCCCCGGCACCCGGACCGGCCCTCGTATGTCAGCTGCCAGCGTTGCGGGCGGCCGGCATGCCCCGAGTGCCAGCGCGCGGCCGCCGTCGGATTCCAGTGCGTTGACTGCGTCAACGAAGCAAAGCGTACGACGCCGGCAGCACGGACCGTTTACGGCGGTGCCGTTGCTTCCGGCAAGCCCGTGATGACGTACGCAATCATCGGGCTGTGCGCCCTGCTGTTCGTTCTGCAGTGGCTGCTTCCCGGGAACGCGGTGTACCGTACCCTCGCTTATGCGTCGGTTTATGCGACGCCCGAGTACGGGGTGTTCCAGCCGTGGCGCATGCTCACCTCGGCTTTTCTGCACTCCCAGGGCTTCCTGCTCCACATCGTCCTGAACATGTACACGCTGTGGATTTTTGGCCAGGCGCTCGAACCGCTGCTGGGCCGGATCCGCTTCCTTGCCGTATACCTGCTGTCCGCCATCGGCGGGTCGGTGGGTTACCTGCTTCTGACACCGATCCTGCCCGAGGGCGGGCCCGTGGGACTCGTAGGCGCCTCCGGTGCGATCTTCGGGCTGTTCGGCGCCATGCTCGTGGTGCAGCGCCACCGCGGCGGTGAGACGAGGCAGCTCTGGGTACTCATCGCGATCAACGGCGTCATCGGCTTCATGGTGCCGCAGATCGCCTGGCAGGCCCACTTGGGCGGCTTCATCACCGGTGCCCTGTGCGCAGCCGTCATCGCCTACGCCCCACGCGGCCCGCGGCGCAACATCCTGCAGGCCGGCGGGCTGGCCCTCGTGATGGCCCTGCTGTTGGCGGCTTCCTGGTACCGGGTTCTCATAGCTGCCTGA
- a CDS encoding peptidylprolyl isomerase: protein MTASATAKATIHTSLGDIVVNLFGNHAPKTVKNFIGLATGEQAWTHPETGEDKTGTPLYNGTIFHRIIKDFMIQAGDPLGRGTGGPGYRFDDEIHPELNFSAPYKLAMANAGIQMGKGTNGSQFFITTIPTDWLQGKHSIFGEVADDESKKVVDAIEGVRTGMGDRPVEDVTINSIDIEQL, encoded by the coding sequence ATGACTGCCTCAGCAACTGCAAAAGCAACCATCCACACCAGCCTCGGCGACATCGTTGTGAACCTCTTCGGCAACCACGCGCCCAAGACTGTTAAGAACTTCATCGGACTGGCCACCGGAGAACAGGCCTGGACCCACCCGGAGACCGGCGAGGACAAGACCGGCACGCCGCTCTACAACGGCACCATCTTCCACCGCATCATCAAGGACTTCATGATCCAGGCCGGCGACCCGCTGGGCCGTGGCACCGGCGGACCGGGCTACCGCTTCGATGACGAGATCCACCCCGAACTGAACTTCAGCGCTCCTTACAAGCTGGCCATGGCCAACGCCGGCATCCAGATGGGCAAGGGAACCAACGGTTCACAGTTCTTCATCACCACCATCCCCACCGACTGGCTGCAGGGCAAGCACAGCATCTTCGGCGAAGTTGCCGATGACGAATCCAAGAAGGTTGTGGACGCCATTGAAGGTGTCCGCACCGGCATGGGCGACCGCCCGGTTGAAGACGTGACCATCAACAGCATCGACATCGAGCAGCTCTAA
- a CDS encoding DMT family transporter, producing the protein MNLFIAALGVLGVASSGPLIAATLGATTVTALAIAFWRNAIAAAVMATPTLIREPRQFSRIGRHEVRWSLVAAVALALHFACFITSLQLTSVAAATALVCLQSAWIAIIQLLRGERHPWQVLVGLGISFGGVVAITGFDMGTSPDALLGDILAMAGGLLAGIYTLAGGRARQSMTTGTYTALCYGMCSVLVAVLAIATDQPLTGFDAGGWLGILAITVCAQLVGHTAFNHLLATMSPLLVSMIILLEIPGAALLAAVFLNETLPAGTYAGLALILVGLAVVVAGQRNGKGGRGKPPEERPLAELGAD; encoded by the coding sequence GTGAATCTCTTCATTGCTGCCTTGGGTGTCCTGGGCGTTGCTTCATCAGGACCGCTCATCGCCGCCACGCTCGGCGCCACCACTGTCACCGCCCTCGCCATCGCCTTCTGGCGCAATGCCATCGCCGCAGCCGTTATGGCCACCCCCACCCTGATCCGGGAGCCGCGCCAGTTCAGCCGCATCGGCCGCCATGAGGTCCGCTGGTCGCTCGTCGCGGCGGTGGCCCTGGCCCTGCACTTCGCCTGCTTCATCACGTCCCTACAGCTGACCTCCGTGGCCGCCGCTACGGCCCTCGTCTGCCTGCAGTCCGCCTGGATCGCCATCATTCAGCTCTTGCGCGGCGAGCGGCACCCCTGGCAGGTCCTGGTGGGCCTGGGCATCTCTTTCGGCGGCGTCGTTGCTATCACCGGTTTCGACATGGGCACGTCCCCCGACGCCCTGCTGGGCGACATCCTCGCCATGGCCGGCGGACTCCTCGCGGGCATCTACACCCTGGCCGGGGGCCGGGCACGCCAAAGCATGACCACCGGAACATACACGGCCCTCTGCTACGGCATGTGCTCTGTCCTGGTGGCGGTACTGGCAATCGCCACGGACCAGCCCCTGACCGGTTTCGACGCCGGCGGCTGGCTGGGGATTCTGGCCATCACGGTGTGCGCCCAGCTCGTGGGACATACGGCGTTCAACCATCTGCTGGCCACCATGAGCCCGCTGCTGGTGTCCATGATTATCCTGCTTGAAATACCCGGTGCCGCGCTCCTGGCGGCAGTGTTCCTGAACGAGACACTCCCGGCGGGCACCTATGCCGGGCTGGCACTCATCCTTGTGGGCCTCGCCGTCGTGGTGGCGGGACAGCGGAACGGCAAAGGCGGCCGGGGCAAGCCACCCGAGGAACGCCCCCTGGCGGAGCTGGGGGCCGACTGA
- a CDS encoding glycosyltransferase family 2 protein — translation MSPDRSAEDALTDTEPRVSIVIPAYNEESVIRQCLIAAVYQSVPAHEIIVVDNMSKDRTASIVTQMQQEYPESPIILLRQDREQGLIPTRNFGLDNATGDILGRIDADSVVEPDWVEQVQKAFEDLSTSAATGPVVYYDMPMRRFGLKADDKMRQLMLKLAKHQYHFLFGSNMALRRSAWETIRSETCRDEKDEMHEDIDLSLHLADHDLKVQYWPQMVSGMSARRLEDSPRDYRYYVTRFDRTYKAHNVKKMALKAPMVVFFSVYFPAKLLRAIHTVNTSQPVRRGGQ, via the coding sequence ATGTCACCCGATAGATCCGCAGAGGATGCCTTGACTGACACTGAGCCGCGCGTATCCATTGTTATTCCGGCCTACAACGAGGAAAGTGTCATCCGGCAGTGCCTCATCGCGGCGGTGTATCAGTCGGTTCCGGCGCACGAGATCATCGTGGTGGACAACATGTCCAAGGACCGCACGGCGTCGATCGTCACGCAGATGCAGCAGGAGTATCCGGAGAGCCCCATCATCCTGCTCCGCCAGGACAGGGAGCAGGGACTCATCCCAACCCGCAATTTCGGCCTGGACAACGCCACCGGGGACATCCTGGGCCGGATCGACGCTGACTCGGTGGTTGAACCTGACTGGGTGGAACAGGTGCAGAAGGCCTTCGAGGACCTGTCCACTTCGGCCGCCACCGGGCCCGTGGTCTACTACGACATGCCGATGCGCCGCTTCGGCCTCAAGGCGGATGACAAGATGCGCCAGCTGATGCTGAAGCTGGCAAAACACCAATATCACTTCCTGTTCGGCTCGAACATGGCCCTCCGCCGGTCCGCGTGGGAGACCATCCGCAGCGAAACCTGCCGGGACGAAAAGGACGAGATGCACGAGGACATCGACCTGTCCCTGCATCTCGCGGACCACGACCTCAAGGTCCAGTACTGGCCGCAGATGGTCTCCGGGATGTCGGCCCGCCGGCTCGAGGACTCACCCCGCGACTACAGGTACTACGTGACGCGCTTCGACCGCACTTACAAGGCCCACAACGTGAAGAAGATGGCGCTCAAAGCGCCGATGGTGGTCTTCTTCTCGGTGTATTTCCCGGCCAAGCTGCTGCGCGCCATCCACACCGTCAATACCAGCCAGCCGGTCCGCCGCGGCGGACAGTAG
- a CDS encoding protein kinase: protein MRPTSGITLGGRFQLTTRIAIGGMGEVWKAKDQILGRIVAIKVLKEEYTGDPGFLQRFRAEARHTALLNHVGIANVFDYGEEEGSAYLVMELVPGQPLSSIIEHEQVLSPDRTLSIMAQTARALSVAHAQGLVHRDVKPGNLLITPDGRVKVTDFGIARLADQVPLTQTGQVMGTAQYLAPEQATGQTATGASDIYSLGVIGYECLTGHRPFSGESQIAIALAQVNDAPPPLPESLPKPVRALLMSMLAKDPKNRPANAIKLAEAAEAIRNGDISAAHAAVPGMLLYEGGTGAMTAPVNIATAPTGVIGSEQTSTTATSALPVLGAAAAGAAAGGAAAAAAGNPDAAPTRAGSTLSRADALAAERTWDQEPEQYDDEPEDEPERRKRSPWTWPLIALILLVLFAVAGILLSQAGFLFPGQGPAATTSSTPSRSISTSATPTPTPTQTSETPTPTPTPTPTQSTPEAINVIPEAYLGKQFSEVRSELIALGLKVDGKEVFNPATPGTVTDLNPSGPLQAGDTVRVTYSKGPEQIKVPEISTGSTETEVQSAIEKAGLRWQKGADEAGEPGQDPGTLVRTEPDSGREVDAGSVVTYHLSQALIPTPTTTPTPSGSPTGR from the coding sequence GTGAGGCCTACATCGGGAATCACCCTCGGCGGCAGATTCCAGTTGACCACGCGCATTGCGATCGGCGGCATGGGTGAAGTCTGGAAGGCCAAGGACCAGATCCTTGGCCGGATCGTGGCCATCAAGGTACTCAAAGAGGAGTACACGGGTGACCCCGGCTTCCTCCAGCGGTTCCGCGCTGAGGCCCGCCACACGGCCCTGCTTAACCACGTGGGCATCGCCAACGTCTTCGACTACGGCGAGGAGGAAGGCTCCGCCTACCTGGTGATGGAGCTGGTCCCCGGCCAGCCGTTGAGCAGCATCATCGAGCACGAGCAGGTCCTCTCACCGGACCGCACGCTGTCCATCATGGCGCAGACGGCCCGGGCCCTGTCCGTGGCCCACGCCCAGGGCCTGGTGCACCGTGACGTCAAGCCCGGAAACCTGCTGATCACCCCTGACGGGCGGGTCAAGGTCACCGACTTCGGCATCGCGCGCCTGGCAGACCAGGTGCCGCTGACCCAGACCGGCCAGGTCATGGGCACCGCCCAGTACCTCGCCCCCGAACAGGCCACCGGCCAGACGGCCACCGGTGCCTCGGACATCTACTCGCTCGGCGTGATCGGCTACGAGTGCCTCACCGGGCACCGGCCGTTCTCCGGCGAATCCCAGATCGCCATCGCCCTGGCGCAGGTCAACGACGCACCACCGCCGCTGCCGGAGTCGCTGCCCAAGCCGGTCCGTGCGCTGCTGATGTCCATGCTGGCCAAGGATCCGAAGAACCGTCCGGCGAACGCCATCAAGCTCGCCGAGGCGGCAGAGGCCATCCGCAACGGTGACATCTCCGCAGCCCATGCGGCCGTCCCCGGCATGCTTCTGTACGAAGGCGGCACGGGCGCCATGACGGCACCGGTGAATATTGCCACCGCGCCTACCGGCGTGATCGGTTCGGAGCAGACCTCGACGACTGCCACCTCGGCCCTGCCTGTGCTTGGCGCAGCGGCCGCTGGTGCTGCCGCCGGAGGGGCGGCGGCTGCTGCCGCCGGCAACCCGGATGCCGCCCCCACACGGGCGGGGAGCACGCTGTCGCGTGCCGATGCCCTGGCCGCCGAGCGCACCTGGGACCAGGAACCGGAACAGTACGACGACGAGCCAGAGGATGAGCCCGAGCGGCGGAAGCGCAGCCCGTGGACCTGGCCGCTGATTGCCCTGATCCTGCTGGTGCTGTTCGCCGTCGCCGGCATCCTGCTGAGCCAGGCGGGTTTCCTGTTCCCGGGCCAGGGCCCGGCCGCCACCACGTCGAGCACGCCCAGCCGCAGCATAAGCACCAGTGCCACGCCCACGCCTACGCCTACGCAGACGTCGGAAACCCCGACGCCGACCCCCACACCGACGCCGACGCAGTCCACTCCCGAGGCCATCAACGTGATTCCGGAGGCGTACCTCGGCAAGCAGTTCAGCGAGGTACGCAGCGAACTGATCGCGCTGGGCCTCAAGGTGGACGGCAAGGAAGTGTTCAACCCTGCCACTCCGGGCACGGTCACGGACCTCAACCCCTCGGGCCCGCTGCAGGCCGGTGACACCGTCAGGGTCACCTATTCCAAGGGCCCGGAACAGATCAAGGTTCCGGAGATCAGCACGGGCAGCACCGAAACCGAGGTCCAGTCAGCCATTGAAAAGGCCGGGTTGCGCTGGCAAAAGGGCGCCGACGAGGCTGGCGAGCCGGGCCAGGACCCCGGAACGCTTGTCCGGACCGAGCCCGACAGCGGCCGGGAGGTCGATGCGGGGTCGGTGGTGACCTACCACCTGTCCCAGGCCCTGATCCCCACACCCACGACCACGCCAACTCCAAGCGGCTCGCCGACTGGAAGGTAA
- a CDS encoding class E sortase, which yields MVVQEKVTATGKPVTGVVILRKAVQIFGELLITAGIVLLLFVAWQLWWTNVESDAKQSAAVKDFVRDLGGPVTPPPAPSATGGTATAGPKDYGAPVVGEAPGHGGTIGIMYIPRFGETYTRPIVEGTSADVLDTLGLGHYGNTSMPGAVGNFAVAGHRQTHGAVLDNIHTLVPGDRIYVQTRDGYYVYVFRNNRIVLPTEADVLLPVPNQPGVRPTERLLTMTSCNPRFGSEERIIAYSVLDHWQPASAGPPAEIATQVARARGEG from the coding sequence GTGGTAGTGCAGGAGAAGGTGACGGCCACTGGCAAGCCGGTGACCGGCGTCGTGATCCTGCGGAAGGCCGTCCAGATCTTCGGGGAGCTGCTTATTACCGCCGGCATAGTGCTGCTTCTCTTTGTTGCGTGGCAGCTATGGTGGACCAACGTGGAGTCCGATGCCAAGCAAAGCGCCGCCGTCAAGGACTTCGTCCGGGACCTGGGCGGGCCTGTGACCCCCCCGCCCGCGCCGTCAGCGACCGGCGGCACGGCCACTGCCGGCCCGAAGGACTACGGAGCGCCCGTTGTAGGCGAGGCCCCCGGCCACGGCGGCACCATCGGGATCATGTACATCCCCCGGTTCGGCGAAACCTACACCCGGCCCATCGTCGAAGGCACCAGCGCGGACGTCCTGGACACCCTGGGCCTCGGCCACTACGGCAACACCTCCATGCCCGGCGCGGTGGGCAACTTCGCGGTGGCAGGCCACCGCCAGACGCACGGCGCCGTGCTGGACAATATCCACACGCTGGTTCCCGGGGACAGGATCTACGTCCAGACGCGGGACGGCTACTACGTTTACGTCTTCCGCAACAACCGCATCGTTCTGCCCACCGAAGCCGATGTCCTCCTGCCGGTCCCCAACCAGCCAGGAGTGCGCCCCACCGAAAGGCTTCTCACCATGACCAGCTGCAACCCACGCTTCGGCTCCGAGGAACGGATCATCGCGTACTCGGTGCTGGACCACTGGCAGCCGGCCTCGGCGGGCCCGCCCGCCGAGATTGCAACCCAGGTTGCCCGCGCGCGGGGGGAAGGCTAG